A section of the Rhizomicrobium sp. genome encodes:
- a CDS encoding MarR family transcriptional regulator, which translates to MIKPFYDQDNFEAQTSLGCLLRRLTNLMVPRAEARFAGEGLTFSHWVALMCLRDGLAATCADISRHMNYDSGAITRVVDQLEARGFVTRSRSLTDRRVVHLALTPEGRTVTKAMATPTIAFWNEMLGDFSNEEAAQLVGLLTRLLNRMEKTPVEPAAKVAAE; encoded by the coding sequence ATGATCAAGCCTTTCTATGACCAGGATAATTTCGAGGCGCAGACCTCCCTAGGCTGCCTGCTGCGTCGGCTTACCAATCTCATGGTTCCCCGTGCCGAGGCCCGCTTCGCCGGTGAGGGCCTGACCTTCTCGCACTGGGTGGCGCTGATGTGCCTGCGCGACGGGCTGGCGGCGACCTGCGCCGACATCTCGCGCCACATGAACTACGACAGCGGCGCGATCACACGCGTGGTCGACCAGCTCGAAGCGCGCGGCTTCGTCACGCGCAGCCGCAGCCTCACCGATCGGCGCGTGGTGCACCTGGCGCTCACGCCGGAGGGACGCACCGTGACCAAGGCCATGGCGACTCCAACGATCGCGTTCTGGAACGAGATGCTCGGCGATTTCTCCAACGAGGAGGCGGCGCAGCTTGTCGGGTTGCTGACGCGCCTTCTGAACCGCATGGAAAAGACGCCCGTCGAGCCGGCGGCGAAAGTCGCCGCCGAATGA